A part of Gemmatimonas groenlandica genomic DNA contains:
- a CDS encoding ParA family protein: protein MGRVLSIVSQKGGVGKTTTAVNLAVAFARRGLKTLLIDADPQGAVRYGVGLRRGHPTVGFDDYLRGEKALREVILPTALPWLRVILAGSVSESADHSDFQHRVGESTVLADLLAMARERCHVVVVDTPPGLGAITRRVLAASQHVVVPLQCEPLALQTTPQILRAIQDVISINDELTLEGILLTMFEAGNPASERVVHYVREHLPQHLVFDTPIPRTPATADAFAAGQPVVLRNPADAASQAYVNIATRLAERLAERFA from the coding sequence GTGGGACGCGTGCTCTCCATCGTGAGCCAGAAGGGTGGCGTCGGGAAGACGACCACCGCCGTGAATCTGGCGGTCGCGTTCGCGCGCCGTGGGCTCAAGACGCTCTTGATCGACGCCGACCCACAGGGTGCGGTACGGTACGGCGTCGGCCTGCGCCGCGGGCACCCCACGGTCGGGTTCGATGACTATCTGCGAGGCGAGAAAGCGCTGCGCGAAGTGATCCTGCCCACCGCGCTGCCGTGGCTGCGGGTGATTCTCGCCGGAAGCGTCAGCGAATCGGCCGACCACTCGGACTTTCAGCATCGCGTCGGCGAGAGCACGGTGCTCGCCGATCTGCTCGCCATGGCCCGCGAACGCTGTCACGTGGTGGTGGTCGATACGCCGCCGGGGCTCGGGGCCATCACGCGTCGCGTGCTCGCCGCGAGTCAGCACGTGGTCGTGCCTCTGCAGTGCGAGCCGCTCGCGTTGCAGACCACGCCGCAGATTCTGCGCGCCATTCAGGACGTGATCAGCATCAACGACGAGCTCACGCTCGAAGGCATTCTGCTCACGATGTTCGAAGCGGGGAATCCGGCGTCGGAACGTGTCGTGCACTACGTGCGCGAACATCTCCCACAGCATCTCGTGTTCGACACCCCGATTCCGCGCACGCCCGCCACCGCCGACGCCTTCGCCGCCGGTCAGCCGGTGGTGTTGCGTAATCCCGCCGACGCGGCGAGCCAGGCCTACGTGAACATCGCCACGCGCCTCGCCGAGCGCCTCGCCGAGCGCTTCGCGTGA
- a CDS encoding AMP-dependent synthetase/ligase: protein MTSVAADSNPALNVTMNGLPASSRYASGGPRPPHGTINALFFDAVERFDRADALSTKVRGVWEPMSHRTIMDRVRRTALGLAEMGIVAQDRVAILSENRPEWLIADFACICSAITDVPIYPTLPADQLPYLLNNSGARAIFVSNADQAKKVASIRSEVPGLQWIIGFAATTADGCDLTLAEIEAKGAAVDNAERATTFKRDALAVTPDQLVTLIYTSGTTGNPKGVMLTQDNLYSNVISTKTTLHVSTSDLALSFLPLSHIFERTGDYFLFSNGVRIAYAESIDTVPVNMSEVKPTMMMSVPRLYEKIYARVVENAVAGGGLKKRIFFWAKNVGEKWADEKLAGREPGGVLAMQYALAQKLVFSKLKERTGGNLRFFVSGGAPLSPDIAKFFYSAGLIILEGYGLTETSPVISTNTFENYRLGSVGRPIPGVEVMIAADGEILSRGPHIMRGYYNHPEATKDAIDEEGWFHTGDIGELTDGFLRITDRKKDIIVTAGGKNIAPQPIENMLRTNKYVSQAVMIGDKRKFPIVLIVPNWDQLEKWAASQSIVWTSRAELLAMPTINAKMEKEVNAKLEGLAHYETPKKIALLEHDFSVERGELTPTLKVKRRVIDKSYKPLIDSLYEE, encoded by the coding sequence ATGACTTCGGTCGCGGCTGATTCCAATCCTGCCCTCAACGTGACGATGAACGGCCTGCCGGCCTCGTCACGCTATGCCTCCGGCGGACCGCGTCCACCACACGGCACGATCAACGCGCTGTTCTTCGACGCCGTGGAGCGGTTCGACCGCGCTGATGCGCTGAGTACCAAGGTACGCGGGGTGTGGGAGCCAATGTCCCACCGCACGATCATGGACCGCGTGCGACGCACGGCGCTCGGCCTCGCCGAGATGGGGATCGTCGCGCAGGATCGCGTGGCGATTCTATCGGAGAACCGCCCCGAGTGGCTGATCGCCGATTTCGCCTGCATCTGCAGCGCGATCACCGACGTGCCGATTTATCCCACGCTTCCCGCCGATCAGCTGCCCTATCTGCTGAACAATTCGGGAGCCCGCGCCATCTTCGTGTCCAACGCCGATCAGGCGAAGAAGGTCGCGTCGATTCGCAGTGAAGTGCCGGGGCTGCAGTGGATCATCGGCTTCGCCGCGACGACCGCCGACGGCTGCGATCTCACGCTCGCCGAGATCGAGGCCAAGGGTGCCGCCGTCGACAACGCCGAGCGCGCGACCACGTTCAAGCGTGATGCGCTGGCGGTGACGCCGGACCAGCTCGTGACGCTGATCTACACATCGGGCACGACGGGCAATCCGAAGGGCGTGATGCTCACGCAGGACAACCTGTATTCGAACGTCATCTCCACCAAGACGACGCTGCATGTAAGCACCAGCGACCTCGCGCTCAGCTTCCTTCCGCTCAGCCACATCTTCGAACGTACCGGCGACTACTTCCTGTTCTCGAACGGCGTACGTATCGCGTACGCCGAGTCGATCGACACCGTGCCGGTCAACATGAGCGAAGTGAAGCCGACCATGATGATGTCGGTGCCGCGACTGTACGAGAAGATCTACGCGCGCGTGGTGGAGAACGCCGTGGCGGGCGGGGGCCTCAAGAAGCGCATTTTCTTCTGGGCCAAGAACGTGGGAGAAAAGTGGGCCGACGAAAAGCTGGCGGGACGCGAACCCGGCGGCGTGCTCGCCATGCAGTACGCGCTGGCACAGAAGCTCGTGTTCTCCAAGCTCAAGGAACGCACCGGTGGGAACCTGCGCTTCTTCGTGTCCGGCGGTGCGCCACTCTCACCCGACATCGCGAAGTTCTTCTACTCGGCGGGATTGATCATTCTCGAAGGCTACGGTCTCACCGAGACGTCGCCGGTGATTTCGACGAACACCTTCGAGAACTACCGGCTTGGCAGCGTGGGCCGACCGATTCCCGGCGTGGAAGTGATGATCGCCGCCGACGGCGAAATCCTCTCTCGCGGACCGCACATCATGCGCGGCTACTACAACCATCCTGAGGCGACGAAGGACGCCATTGACGAGGAGGGATGGTTTCACACCGGTGACATCGGCGAACTCACCGACGGCTTCCTGCGCATCACCGATCGCAAGAAGGACATCATCGTGACGGCGGGCGGCAAGAACATTGCGCCACAGCCGATCGAGAACATGCTGCGGACCAACAAGTATGTGTCTCAGGCCGTCATGATCGGCGACAAACGCAAGTTTCCCATCGTACTCATCGTGCCGAACTGGGATCAGCTTGAGAAGTGGGCCGCCTCGCAGAGCATCGTGTGGACGAGCCGCGCCGAGCTGCTGGCCATGCCGACGATCAACGCGAAGATGGAAAAGGAAGTGAACGCGAAGCTCGAGGGCCTTGCGCACTACGAGACGCCCAAGAAGATCGCCTTGCTGGAGCATGACTTCAGCGTAGAGCGCGGCGAACTCACGCCGACGCTCAAGGTGAAGCGCCGCGTCATCGACAAGAGCTACAAGCCACTCATCGACAGCTTGTACGAGGAGTAG
- a CDS encoding SDR family oxidoreductase, producing MLHGVSAVVTGASRGIGRAVSAALASAGARIFLISRSEGDLAQAANEIGRGAVAVPCDVTNAGAVARAVRVILQHGAEGPSLLVNNAGVFPLGAIESTEPANFEHTLQANLLAPFRFLHAFVPLMRAAGRGHVITIGSVADRSIYSGNGAYSASKFGARALHEVLREELRGSGIRSTLVAPSATDTPIWDPIDPDNRPGFPPRVSMLRPEDVADAVLWAVTRAPHVNVDEVRISRA from the coding sequence ATGCTCCACGGCGTATCCGCCGTGGTGACAGGGGCATCGCGCGGCATCGGCCGCGCGGTGTCCGCCGCACTCGCCTCGGCGGGTGCTCGAATCTTCTTGATCTCGCGTTCTGAGGGCGACCTTGCGCAGGCTGCCAACGAGATCGGTCGCGGCGCGGTCGCAGTGCCGTGCGATGTCACGAATGCCGGCGCGGTTGCGCGCGCCGTGCGCGTCATTCTCCAGCACGGCGCCGAGGGACCGTCGCTCCTCGTAAACAACGCGGGGGTGTTCCCGCTCGGCGCCATCGAGAGCACCGAGCCCGCGAATTTCGAGCACACGCTGCAGGCGAATCTGCTTGCGCCGTTTCGCTTTCTGCATGCGTTCGTGCCGCTCATGCGCGCGGCCGGACGTGGCCATGTGATTACCATCGGCTCGGTGGCCGACCGCAGCATCTACAGCGGCAACGGCGCCTACTCCGCCAGCAAGTTCGGCGCCCGTGCTCTTCACGAAGTGTTGCGTGAAGAGCTGCGCGGCAGCGGAATTCGCTCCACGCTCGTAGCACCGTCGGCCACCGACACACCGATCTGGGATCCCATCGATCCAGACAACCGTCCCGGCTTCCCGCCCCGCGTTTCCATGCTGCGCCCCGAAGACGTGGCTGATGCCGTGCTCTGGGCGGTCACGCGAGCGCCGCACGTCAATGTGGACGAAGTGCGCATCAGCCGGGCGTAG
- the folE gene encoding GTP cyclohydrolase I FolE, with amino-acid sequence MATVDPDDMETDNATQVEFEGLIRRQLELLGEDPERDGLLKTPSRVAKSMAWLTRGYDLDARQVIGDAMFAENHENMVMVRDIEMYSMCEHHMLPFFGKVHVAYIPNGKIVGLSKLPRVVEVFARRLQVQERLGEQIANALDEVLQPKGVGVVIEAVHLCMMMRGVEKQSSRTITSSLRGLFRDDSKTRSEFLRLAHGPSASY; translated from the coding sequence ATGGCGACGGTCGATCCCGACGACATGGAGACGGACAACGCGACGCAGGTGGAATTCGAAGGGCTCATCCGGCGCCAACTGGAACTCCTGGGCGAAGATCCCGAGCGCGACGGTCTCCTCAAAACGCCGAGCCGCGTCGCGAAATCGATGGCTTGGCTGACGCGCGGCTACGACCTCGACGCGCGCCAGGTCATCGGCGACGCGATGTTCGCGGAGAATCACGAGAACATGGTGATGGTACGTGACATCGAGATGTATTCGATGTGCGAGCATCACATGCTCCCGTTCTTCGGCAAGGTGCATGTGGCGTACATCCCGAACGGGAAGATCGTCGGGCTCTCCAAGCTCCCGCGCGTCGTCGAAGTCTTCGCGCGTCGGTTGCAGGTGCAGGAGCGGCTCGGCGAACAGATTGCCAACGCGCTCGACGAAGTGCTGCAGCCCAAGGGTGTCGGCGTCGTGATTGAAGCGGTGCACCTGTGCATGATGATGCGCGGCGTGGAGAAGCAGAGTTCGCGCACGATAACATCGTCGTTGCGCGGGCTGTTTCGTGACGACTCGAAAACACGGAGCGAGTTTCTGCGCCTCGCGCACGGCCCGTCGGCGTCGTACTGA
- a CDS encoding 6-carboxytetrahydropterin synthase, which yields MPIVTATRLLRFNAAHRVHNPALSDEENTRLFGKCNNPNWHGHNYTLEVSVKGPIDERTGYVIDLGMLRDTVERHVVNVTDHRNFNIDVPYMQGVNPTTENVVVGMWRVLEPVVAPGKLVRLRLWETENNYVDYEGE from the coding sequence ATGCCTATCGTTACCGCGACGCGACTGCTGCGCTTCAACGCGGCCCACCGCGTGCACAATCCCGCCCTCTCCGACGAGGAGAACACCCGCCTGTTCGGCAAGTGCAACAACCCGAACTGGCACGGCCACAACTACACGCTCGAAGTCTCGGTCAAGGGGCCGATCGACGAGCGCACCGGGTATGTGATCGATCTCGGGATGCTGCGCGATACGGTGGAACGGCATGTGGTCAATGTCACCGACCACCGCAACTTCAACATCGACGTGCCGTACATGCAGGGCGTGAACCCGACGACGGAGAATGTGGTCGTGGGCATGTGGCGCGTGCTGGAACCCGTCGTGGCGCCCGGAAAACTGGTGCGGCTGCGTCTCTGGGAAACCGAAAATAATTATGTCGACTACGAGGGGGAGTAA
- a CDS encoding GNAT family N-acetyltransferase, with protein MSSRTWRSARPLEGPMVATVEDIPQLNEVFAEAFTERYRKDGMTGVRVPPLNPAIWRYAIEDAGDGALCWRDERGRIAAFNIVHHSGTEGWMGPLCVRPDSQGAGLGKIIVQSGMRWLRQQSVKVIGLETMPRTMDNIGFYSNLGFIPGHLTVTLTLDAALGERGPELLSRLSALEKEAAIAACRELTMRVMPGYDFTRELELTDRLTLGDTILMGPLDAPTGFAVCHTAPLVEGRTRDELRVLKLVLARRSSLPQLLGNLADLARRTGTRRVAIRLQGDYPDAYRTLVALGARVRWTDLRMSAYGWTEIPPVEGMVLSNWEI; from the coding sequence GTGTCGTCGCGCACTTGGCGCAGTGCCCGTCCGCTCGAGGGGCCGATGGTGGCGACCGTCGAGGATATCCCGCAACTCAACGAGGTGTTCGCCGAGGCGTTCACGGAGCGCTATCGGAAGGACGGTATGACCGGCGTGCGCGTGCCGCCGCTCAATCCGGCGATCTGGCGCTACGCGATCGAAGATGCGGGCGACGGTGCGTTGTGCTGGCGCGACGAACGCGGGCGCATCGCCGCGTTCAACATCGTCCACCATTCGGGGACCGAAGGCTGGATGGGGCCGCTGTGCGTCCGCCCCGACAGCCAAGGCGCGGGACTTGGCAAGATCATCGTGCAGAGCGGCATGCGGTGGCTGCGTCAGCAGTCGGTGAAGGTGATCGGACTCGAGACGATGCCACGCACGATGGACAACATCGGCTTCTACTCGAATCTCGGCTTCATTCCCGGACATCTCACGGTCACGCTCACGCTTGATGCGGCGCTCGGCGAGCGGGGCCCAGAGCTGCTGTCGCGGTTGTCCGCACTCGAAAAGGAAGCCGCGATTGCCGCGTGCCGCGAGCTCACGATGCGCGTGATGCCGGGGTACGACTTCACGCGTGAACTCGAGCTCACTGATCGTTTAACGCTGGGTGACACCATTCTGATGGGGCCGCTCGACGCGCCCACCGGCTTCGCCGTGTGCCATACGGCGCCGCTGGTCGAGGGGCGGACACGGGACGAACTGCGCGTCCTCAAGCTCGTGCTGGCCCGTCGAAGCAGTCTGCCGCAGTTGCTGGGCAATCTGGCGGATCTGGCGCGCCGGACGGGCACGCGTCGCGTCGCCATTCGATTGCAGGGCGACTATCCGGACGCGTACCGCACTCTCGTGGCCTTGGGCGCGCGGGTGAGGTGGACGGACCTACGGATGAGCGCCTATGGCTGGACTGAAATCCCTCCCGTCGAGGGCATGGTGCTCTCGAACTGGGAGATCTAG
- a CDS encoding AAA family ATPase, whose amino-acid sequence MRLISLRLQNFRQHADTRIEFERGLTGIIGPNGSGKSTLLEAIAWSLYGTPAARGTRDSIRFSRAAPRASVKVELEFELAGHRYRVMRGLTNAEVFLDGGDVPIANTITGATELLQRRLGMTRSEFFHTYFTGQKELDVMASLGAAERARFLSRVLGYDRISGAQEIARERRRALMAEINGLKQGMPDADAIWRGVADAEARLAVARTRAAEAEVARVGTSERLSAVAPQWLDAQAQRDQMQQLLAELRVAESEAMGFAREVDRLDRELDAVALAHRELAPLRHAILPLLSLRSELEALEQLAAADARRQALMERVRTVAEEDAKLAERAARLESAPTLERDTQLQITTLRGTLTEVERTFDAESKAWTRDGQEAETRLEALRRQYSELTEQRDTLEGLGEESPCPTCGRPLGASYRGVLDLLNEQIETVRIDGNYYRQRVEQLAAVPAAIEALDEQRRTMQTELSAAERRLLRIQNALVEATQVADSRTDLAARLAQATEQLAALPLGYDAHRHRALREDVVRLQELETKAARVGGLVEREDVTRTERGRVSVLRDAARTKVVELERQRTALGMDDTSYQRVRDAHERAAAEARRAELDAVSAAGEAERARAALDSAEQGRRDLARLQETLDALEKDKQLHDELDRALTDLRTDLNFQLRPELAEIASGFLDGLTDGRYSALEFDEEYKVLVMEEGLPKPVISGGEEDLCNLVLRLAISQMIAERAGQAFSLLILDEVFGSLDETRRANVVELLRHLHDRFEQVIVITHIEQVREGLDRVLLVRFDETRGCSVVHTSAPVLVDEPLDTELFGAGSGDTLSLAEA is encoded by the coding sequence ATGCGACTGATCTCACTCCGTTTGCAGAACTTCCGCCAGCACGCCGACACCCGCATCGAATTCGAACGCGGCCTGACGGGCATCATCGGCCCCAACGGCTCCGGCAAGTCCACGCTGCTGGAAGCGATCGCGTGGTCGTTGTACGGCACACCGGCGGCGCGCGGCACACGCGATTCCATCCGCTTCTCGCGCGCGGCGCCGCGCGCCTCAGTGAAGGTGGAGCTGGAGTTCGAGCTCGCCGGCCACCGCTATCGGGTGATGCGCGGCCTCACGAACGCCGAGGTCTTTCTCGACGGCGGCGATGTGCCGATCGCCAACACGATCACCGGCGCCACGGAGTTGCTGCAGCGGCGGCTCGGCATGACGCGCTCCGAGTTCTTTCACACGTACTTCACCGGACAGAAAGAGCTCGATGTCATGGCCTCGCTCGGTGCGGCGGAGCGGGCCCGCTTTCTCTCGCGTGTGCTGGGTTACGACCGCATCAGCGGAGCACAGGAGATTGCGCGCGAGCGTCGTCGCGCGCTGATGGCCGAGATCAATGGACTGAAACAGGGCATGCCCGACGCCGATGCCATCTGGCGCGGCGTGGCCGACGCGGAAGCGCGACTCGCCGTCGCGCGCACGCGCGCAGCGGAAGCCGAAGTCGCGCGCGTCGGCACGTCCGAGCGGCTGAGCGCCGTCGCGCCGCAGTGGCTCGATGCCCAGGCGCAGCGAGATCAGATGCAGCAGCTGCTGGCCGAGCTACGCGTGGCCGAGAGCGAGGCGATGGGTTTCGCCCGCGAAGTCGATCGGCTCGATCGCGAGCTCGATGCCGTGGCGCTCGCGCACCGCGAACTCGCGCCGTTGCGGCATGCCATTCTGCCGCTGCTCTCATTGCGGTCCGAACTGGAAGCGTTGGAGCAGCTCGCGGCGGCCGATGCGCGTCGGCAGGCGCTCATGGAACGCGTGCGCACGGTGGCCGAGGAAGATGCCAAGCTCGCTGAGCGCGCCGCCCGACTGGAATCGGCGCCGACGCTGGAGCGTGATACGCAACTGCAGATCACGACGCTTCGTGGCACACTGACCGAGGTCGAGCGAACGTTCGACGCGGAGAGCAAAGCCTGGACGAGGGACGGACAGGAAGCCGAGACGCGTCTCGAAGCCCTCCGACGCCAGTACTCGGAGTTGACCGAGCAGCGTGATACGCTCGAAGGACTTGGCGAGGAGTCACCGTGCCCGACCTGCGGGCGGCCGCTCGGCGCGTCGTATCGGGGCGTGCTCGACCTGCTCAACGAGCAGATCGAGACCGTGCGTATTGATGGCAACTACTACCGCCAGCGCGTCGAGCAGCTCGCCGCGGTGCCGGCCGCCATCGAGGCGTTGGACGAGCAGCGTCGCACCATGCAGACGGAGCTCTCCGCCGCCGAGCGGAGGCTGCTGCGGATCCAGAACGCGCTGGTCGAGGCGACGCAGGTGGCCGACTCGCGAACCGATCTCGCCGCGCGACTCGCACAGGCCACGGAGCAGCTGGCGGCGTTGCCGCTGGGCTACGATGCGCATCGGCATCGCGCGCTCCGCGAGGACGTGGTGCGATTGCAGGAGCTTGAAACGAAGGCGGCGCGGGTGGGCGGGCTCGTGGAGCGCGAGGATGTCACGCGCACCGAGCGCGGGCGCGTATCGGTGTTGCGCGATGCGGCGCGCACGAAGGTCGTCGAGCTCGAACGGCAGCGCACCGCGCTCGGCATGGATGACACGTCGTATCAGCGCGTACGTGACGCGCATGAGCGCGCCGCCGCCGAGGCCCGCCGTGCTGAGCTCGATGCCGTCAGCGCAGCGGGTGAAGCGGAGCGGGCGCGGGCGGCACTCGACAGCGCCGAGCAGGGCCGGCGCGATCTCGCGCGTCTGCAGGAAACACTCGATGCACTCGAGAAGGACAAGCAGCTGCATGATGAGCTCGATCGCGCGCTGACCGATCTGCGCACGGATCTCAACTTCCAGCTGCGCCCGGAACTGGCCGAAATCGCCAGCGGATTCCTCGACGGACTGACCGACGGACGATATAGTGCGCTGGAGTTCGACGAAGAGTACAAAGTGCTCGTGATGGAAGAGGGGCTGCCCAAGCCCGTGATCTCGGGTGGCGAAGAAGATCTCTGCAATCTCGTGCTGCGACTGGCGATTTCGCAGATGATCGCCGAACGGGCCGGACAGGCATTTTCCTTGCTGATTCTCGACGAAGTGTTCGGGTCACTCGACGAAACACGTCGGGCGAATGTGGTCGAACTCCTGCGGCATCTGCATGATCGATTCGAGCAGGTCATCGTGATTACGCACATCGAACAGGTCCGGGAAGGACTCGATCGTGTGCTGCTGGTGCGTTTCGACGAAACGCGCGGGTGCAGTGTGGTGCACACCAGCGCGCCCGTGTTGGTCGACGAGCCACTCGACACCGAACTCTTCGGGGCCGGCAGTGGCGATACGCTGTCGCTGGCGGAAGCGTGA
- a CDS encoding metallophosphoesterase family protein has translation MRLVHLSDLHLGFRQYQRLTPTGINQREADVAATVSRAVAQIIECAPDLIVVGGDVFHTVRPSNPAILHAFRTFSALRDRLPDTPVVMVAGNHDAPRTSETGCILRLFREIGVYVADAKAELFTFAGRSLAVLAVPDVPGIDRPPFVPPEGFDHTVLLLHGEIAGMLPAHAAPADRAAIEIDPAELHAEQWSYVALGHYHVYREVATRAYYSGSLDYTSSNPWGELREEREQRIPGKGFIEHDLVSGAHRFHPVAPSRPLLDLEPIDASGMGAAEVDSALRARVDSAIGGIDDRVVRVTVRNIARHIVRELSHDALREYRRRATHFHLDARRPEVLARRGKGEGAPGRRATLPELVAERLNERPLPPGVDREALVSLGLRYLQQAEDAAMAALPVLEG, from the coding sequence ATGCGCCTGGTCCACCTCAGCGATCTCCATCTCGGATTCCGCCAGTATCAGCGGCTCACGCCGACCGGAATCAACCAGCGCGAGGCGGATGTCGCCGCGACGGTGTCGCGTGCCGTGGCCCAGATCATCGAATGTGCGCCCGACCTGATCGTGGTCGGCGGCGATGTATTCCACACCGTGCGCCCGTCGAACCCCGCCATTCTGCACGCCTTCCGCACATTCTCCGCCCTGCGCGATCGACTCCCCGACACCCCGGTCGTGATGGTGGCGGGCAATCACGATGCGCCGCGCACGTCGGAAACGGGATGCATCCTGCGGCTGTTCCGCGAAATCGGTGTGTATGTCGCCGATGCCAAGGCCGAGTTGTTCACCTTCGCCGGGCGTTCACTCGCGGTACTGGCGGTGCCCGATGTTCCCGGCATCGACCGACCGCCGTTCGTGCCCCCCGAAGGCTTCGATCACACGGTGCTGCTGCTGCACGGTGAGATCGCCGGTATGCTGCCCGCGCACGCGGCCCCGGCCGATCGCGCGGCCATCGAGATCGATCCGGCAGAGCTGCACGCCGAGCAGTGGAGTTACGTCGCGCTCGGGCACTATCACGTCTATCGCGAGGTGGCCACGCGCGCCTACTACAGCGGATCACTCGACTACACGAGTTCGAACCCCTGGGGCGAGTTGCGCGAGGAACGCGAGCAGCGCATCCCGGGCAAGGGGTTCATCGAACACGATCTGGTGTCGGGCGCGCATCGCTTTCATCCGGTGGCGCCATCGCGCCCGCTACTCGATCTCGAGCCGATCGATGCGAGTGGCATGGGCGCGGCCGAAGTCGACAGCGCGCTGCGCGCGCGTGTGGACAGTGCGATCGGCGGCATCGACGATCGCGTCGTGCGGGTGACGGTGCGCAACATTGCGCGCCACATCGTGCGCGAACTCAGTCACGACGCGCTGCGTGAGTACCGACGGCGTGCGACGCACTTTCATCTCGACGCGCGACGGCCGGAAGTGTTGGCTCGTCGCGGCAAGGGCGAAGGCGCACCGGGTCGTCGGGCTACGCTGCCGGAGCTGGTCGCGGAGCGCCTCAACGAGCGGCCGTTGCCGCCCGGCGTCGATCGCGAGGCCTTGGTCTCCCTCGGCCTGCGGTATCTGCAGCAGGCCGAAGACGCGGCCATGGCCGCCCTTCCTGTGCTGGAGGGCTGA